The proteins below come from a single Kitasatospora sp. NBC_00315 genomic window:
- a CDS encoding class F sortase, protein MAGQHGRGGWPGALAVGGALVLGAWMLHDGGRVLPPAPGSAQAGFGAVSVVPPLGPSVPTRIRIPAVRLDAPVTGLGLDGAGHLQPPPDDDRNLAGWYRGAVTPGQRGTAILAGHVDTRSGPAVFYSLGALHRGDRIEITRADGSIAGFQIYAIEVYDKQHFPDDRVYGQAGDAQLRVITCGGGFSRADGYEGNVVAYAFLADTTKPKKA, encoded by the coding sequence ATGGCCGGACAGCACGGCAGGGGCGGCTGGCCCGGGGCGCTCGCCGTCGGCGGGGCCCTGGTCCTCGGCGCGTGGATGCTGCACGACGGCGGCCGTGTCCTGCCGCCCGCGCCCGGGTCGGCCCAGGCCGGCTTCGGCGCGGTCTCCGTCGTGCCCCCGCTCGGCCCCTCCGTCCCCACGCGCATCCGGATCCCCGCGGTTCGGCTGGACGCGCCCGTCACCGGCCTCGGGCTGGACGGCGCCGGCCACCTGCAGCCGCCCCCGGACGACGACCGCAACCTGGCCGGCTGGTACCGCGGCGCCGTCACCCCCGGCCAGCGCGGCACCGCGATCCTGGCCGGCCACGTCGACACCCGCAGCGGACCCGCCGTGTTCTACAGCCTCGGCGCGCTGCACCGGGGCGACCGGATCGAGATCACCCGTGCGGACGGCAGCATCGCGGGCTTCCAGATCTACGCGATCGAGGTCTACGACAAGCAGCACTTCCCGGACGACCGGGTGTACGGCCAGGCGGGTGACGCCCAGCTCCGGGTGATCACCTGCGGTGGCGGGTTCAGCCGCGCGGACGGCTACGAGGGCAACGTGGTGGCGTACGCGTTCCTGGCGGACACCACCAAGCCGAAGAAGGCGTGA
- a CDS encoding SsgA family sporulation/cell division regulator gives MSSAVEQAVQAGLILSTHRSVLLRVTLRYRSDDPLAVRMLFPAEYSLDDPPPLADSADASDAADTAAVPASAAVEWVFARKLLSAGLDLPSGIGDVHVRPALGAHTMVELRATEGVALLRFRSAELRRFLRRSLLVVPEGQEHRHLDPDRALAELLG, from the coding sequence GTGTCCAGCGCCGTCGAGCAGGCCGTCCAGGCCGGCCTCATCCTCTCCACGCACCGCTCCGTCCTGCTGAGGGTCACCCTCCGCTACCGCTCGGACGACCCGCTGGCCGTCCGGATGCTGTTCCCCGCCGAGTACTCGCTGGACGACCCGCCGCCCCTCGCGGACTCGGCCGACGCCTCGGACGCCGCCGACACCGCCGCCGTCCCGGCCTCCGCGGCGGTGGAGTGGGTCTTCGCCCGCAAGCTGCTCTCGGCCGGGCTCGACCTGCCGTCCGGGATCGGCGACGTCCACGTCCGCCCCGCGCTCGGCGCGCACACCATGGTGGAGCTGCGCGCCACCGAGGGCGTCGCGCTGCTCCGGTTCCGGAGCGCCGAGCTGCGCCGCTTCCTGCGGCGCAGCCTCCTGGTCGTCCCGGAGGGCCAGGAGCACCGCCACCTCGACCCCGACCGGGCGCTGGCCGAGCTGCTCGGCTGA
- a CDS encoding Arc family DNA-binding protein: protein MNLRLTEEQQEALRERAEEEGRSMHAVVVRAIERYLDEGTDREAVGRLGAKYASRHSELLRRLGE, encoded by the coding sequence ATGAACCTGAGACTGACCGAGGAGCAGCAGGAGGCCCTGCGCGAGCGGGCCGAGGAGGAGGGGCGCAGCATGCACGCCGTCGTCGTGCGTGCGATCGAGCGCTACCTGGACGAGGGAACCGACCGCGAGGCGGTCGGCCGGCTCGGCGCCAAGTACGCGAGCCGGCACTCCGAGCTGCTGCGCAGGCTGGGGGAGTGA
- a CDS encoding type II toxin-antitoxin system death-on-curing family toxin, whose product MTRATPGGGPPGPGPLKYLTVLEILDLAEYACQEQEVGVRDLGLLSSAAHRPQSQMFGVEAYTGLFEKAASLLHSLAVNHPFVDGNKRTAWMSTVVFLDLNGAEMAGIDQDEAYLLVVGIAAGEVSELGEIARRLRALYDGRS is encoded by the coding sequence GTGACCCGCGCCACGCCGGGGGGTGGTCCGCCGGGCCCGGGGCCGCTCAAGTACCTCACCGTCCTGGAGATCCTCGACCTGGCCGAGTACGCCTGCCAGGAGCAGGAGGTCGGGGTCCGTGACCTCGGCCTGCTCTCCTCGGCGGCGCACCGCCCGCAGTCGCAGATGTTCGGGGTCGAGGCGTACACCGGCCTGTTCGAGAAGGCCGCCTCGCTGCTGCACTCGCTGGCGGTCAACCACCCGTTCGTCGACGGCAACAAGCGGACGGCCTGGATGAGCACCGTGGTCTTCCTGGACCTGAACGGGGCCGAGATGGCGGGCATCGACCAGGACGAGGCATACCTGCTGGTGGTGGGCATCGCCGCCGGGGAGGTCAGCGAGTTGGGGGAGATCGCCAGGCGCCTGCGGGCCCTGTACGACGGGCGGAGCTGA
- a CDS encoding DEAD/DEAH box helicase gives MPLFSDSVQPDTSARAAGHAAPPASHHLSPAFPGRAPWGTAGRLRAWQQGALDHYIEKQPRDFLAVATPGAGKTTFALTLASYLLHNHLVQQITVVAPTEHLKKQWAEAAARIGIRLDPAYSSGPLSKDYHGIVITYAGVGVNPMLHRNRTEARKTLVILDEIHHAGDSKSWGEGCFEAFEPAARRLALTGTPFRSDTNPIPFVQYEAGGDGIRKSVADYTYGYGHALADHVVRPVIFLSYSGNMRWRTKSGDELEARLGEPMTKDLIAQAWRTALAPQGEWIQNVLRAADKRLTEVRKAIPDAGGLVIATDQNAARAYAKMIREITGQGATVVLSDEAEASQRISDFSAGTSRWMVAVRMVSEGVDVPRLAVGVYATSISTPLFFAQAVGRFVRARKRGETASVFLPSVPTLLGFANEMELQRDHVLDRPKKEGEGLFDEEDRLLAEAERANDGPDGAGGDEFSYEAIGSDAVFDRVLYNAMEFGMQAHPGSEEEDDYLGIPGLLEPDQVQMLLQKRQHRQIQRSRAKPAEEADLLELPADQRPVVTHQELRDLRKELNSLVAAWRHRVDQPHGAIHNELRRQCGGPLTAQATANQLKARIAKIKEWASK, from the coding sequence ATGCCCCTCTTCTCCGACTCCGTGCAGCCGGACACGTCCGCGCGCGCCGCCGGGCATGCGGCGCCGCCCGCCTCGCACCACCTGTCGCCCGCCTTCCCGGGGCGGGCCCCCTGGGGTACCGCCGGCCGGCTGCGGGCCTGGCAGCAGGGCGCACTGGACCACTACATCGAGAAGCAGCCCCGGGACTTCCTCGCGGTCGCCACCCCGGGCGCAGGCAAGACCACCTTCGCGCTCACCCTCGCCTCGTACCTGCTGCACAACCACCTGGTGCAGCAGATCACCGTCGTCGCGCCGACCGAGCACCTGAAGAAGCAGTGGGCCGAGGCCGCCGCCCGGATAGGGATCCGGCTGGACCCGGCGTACTCCTCGGGTCCGCTGTCGAAGGACTACCACGGCATCGTGATCACCTATGCGGGCGTGGGCGTCAACCCGATGCTGCACCGCAACCGCACCGAGGCCCGCAAGACGCTGGTCATCCTGGACGAGATCCACCACGCCGGTGACTCGAAGTCCTGGGGCGAGGGCTGCTTCGAGGCCTTCGAGCCGGCCGCGCGCCGCCTCGCGCTGACCGGGACGCCGTTCCGCTCGGACACCAACCCGATCCCCTTCGTCCAGTACGAGGCGGGCGGCGACGGCATCCGCAAGTCCGTCGCCGACTACACGTACGGGTACGGGCACGCGCTCGCCGACCACGTCGTGCGTCCGGTGATCTTCCTCTCCTACAGCGGCAACATGCGCTGGCGCACCAAGAGCGGCGACGAGCTGGAGGCCCGGCTCGGCGAGCCGATGACCAAGGACCTCATCGCGCAGGCCTGGCGCACCGCGCTGGCCCCCCAGGGCGAGTGGATCCAGAACGTGCTGCGGGCCGCCGACAAGCGGCTCACCGAGGTCCGCAAGGCCATTCCGGACGCCGGCGGCCTGGTGATCGCCACCGATCAGAACGCCGCTCGGGCCTACGCCAAGATGATCCGCGAGATCACCGGCCAGGGCGCCACTGTGGTCCTGTCCGACGAGGCCGAGGCCTCCCAGCGGATCTCCGACTTCTCGGCGGGCACCTCCCGCTGGATGGTCGCGGTCCGGATGGTCTCCGAAGGCGTCGACGTGCCCCGGCTGGCCGTCGGCGTGTACGCCACCTCGATCTCCACCCCGCTCTTCTTCGCCCAGGCCGTCGGCCGCTTCGTGCGCGCCCGCAAGCGCGGCGAGACCGCCTCCGTCTTCCTGCCCTCCGTCCCCACGCTGCTCGGCTTCGCCAACGAGATGGAGCTCCAGCGCGACCACGTGCTGGACCGGCCGAAGAAGGAGGGGGAGGGCCTCTTCGACGAGGAGGACCGCCTGCTCGCCGAGGCCGAGCGGGCCAACGACGGACCGGACGGCGCCGGAGGCGACGAGTTCTCCTACGAGGCGATCGGCTCGGACGCGGTCTTCGACCGGGTGCTCTACAACGCCATGGAATTCGGCATGCAGGCCCACCCGGGCAGCGAGGAGGAGGACGACTACCTCGGCATCCCCGGCCTGCTGGAGCCGGACCAGGTGCAGATGCTGCTCCAGAAGCGCCAGCACCGGCAGATCCAGCGCAGCAGGGCCAAGCCGGCCGAGGAGGCCGACCTGCTGGAACTCCCCGCCGACCAGCGGCCGGTGGTGACCCATCAGGAGCTGCGCGACCTGCGCAAGGAGCTCAACTCGCTGGTGGCGGCCTGGCGGCACCGGGTCGACCAGCCGCACGGCGCGATCCACAACGAGCTGCGGCGCCAGTGCGGCGGCCCGCTGACCGCCCAGGCGACGGCCAATCAGCTGAAGGCCCGGATCGCCAAGATCAAGGAATGGGCGTCCAAGTAG
- a CDS encoding SsgA family sporulation/cell division regulator, with protein MRFLDLPDEGVRIDARVPMDLACGLGLEVRLQVGLAYRADDPMVLRLTFDMAGPADEAPVTWVISRELLLDGLDAPTGEGDVHVRPDGTDPDVLRIILRAPTGTAELRAPAPAVHAVLLRSDRLVPFGEEFSAESLERELALLLQSTEG; from the coding sequence ATGCGTTTTCTTGACCTGCCTGACGAGGGCGTGCGAATCGACGCCCGCGTTCCGATGGACCTCGCCTGCGGCCTCGGCCTGGAGGTCCGGCTCCAGGTCGGTCTCGCCTACCGCGCGGATGACCCGATGGTCCTGCGGCTGACCTTCGACATGGCCGGCCCGGCCGACGAGGCGCCGGTGACCTGGGTGATCTCCCGGGAGCTGCTCCTCGACGGCCTCGACGCGCCCACCGGCGAGGGCGACGTGCACGTCCGCCCGGACGGTACCGACCCGGACGTCCTGCGCATCATCCTGCGCGCGCCCACCGGCACCGCCGAGCTGCGCGCCCCGGCGCCGGCCGTGCACGCCGTCCTGCTGCGCAGCGACCGCCTGGTGCCGTTCGGCGAGGAGTTCAGCGCCGAGTCGCTGGAGCGGGAGCTCGCCCTGCTCCTGCAGTCCACCGAGGGCTGA
- a CDS encoding sensor histidine kinase, whose amino-acid sequence MKDRRSSRGRQGEGRGGGGPLATGAAAGASRRRPSSAARPSRPWARGSGPSAGALLPLLVAGAAVAWAWRQVRDTRTAAEAYREQGRLEERGQLGRDVHDTVAQGLAAIAMLVRAAELALGRDQDADTVRERLAAIRDVAALSLGQANDLTHGAAYSELDTGGLAPAVRNLVALTRRTLAAGAELLVEHPHEGDGGAHRLPELVLETTGGPRRLALPVESAVLRMIQEATSNAIRHSGASTVRIRLEFGPDRMRARVEDDGRGLEPGAGTGVGLGLAGLERRIGALGGRLLMDSTATGTVIAVEFPYQVAPSARRDRPPHIRRPAKGPGPGGA is encoded by the coding sequence ATGAAGGATCGGCGTTCGAGCCGGGGCCGGCAGGGCGAGGGCCGGGGCGGCGGCGGGCCGCTGGCGACCGGGGCCGCCGCCGGCGCGTCGCGCCGTCGTCCGTCGTCCGCCGCCCGCCCGTCGCGGCCGTGGGCGCGCGGATCGGGTCCGTCGGCGGGGGCGTTGCTGCCGCTGCTGGTGGCGGGCGCGGCCGTGGCCTGGGCCTGGCGGCAGGTCAGGGACACCCGGACGGCTGCGGAGGCCTACCGCGAGCAGGGCCGGCTGGAGGAGCGCGGGCAGCTCGGCCGGGACGTGCACGACACCGTCGCGCAGGGGCTGGCGGCGATCGCCATGCTGGTCCGCGCGGCCGAGCTGGCGCTGGGCCGTGACCAGGACGCCGACACCGTCCGGGAACGGCTGGCGGCGATCCGCGACGTCGCGGCGCTGAGCCTGGGACAGGCGAACGACCTGACGCACGGAGCGGCCTACTCCGAACTCGACACCGGCGGCCTGGCGCCGGCCGTGCGGAACCTGGTCGCGCTGACCCGTCGCACGCTCGCGGCCGGGGCGGAGCTGCTGGTCGAGCACCCGCACGAGGGGGACGGCGGGGCGCACCGGCTGCCGGAGCTGGTACTGGAGACGACCGGTGGGCCCCGACGACTGGCCCTGCCGGTCGAGAGCGCGGTGCTCCGGATGATCCAGGAGGCCACCTCCAACGCGATCCGGCACAGCGGGGCGTCCACCGTGCGGATCCGGCTGGAGTTCGGGCCGGACCGGATGCGCGCCCGGGTGGAGGACGACGGCCGGGGCCTGGAGCCGGGCGCCGGCACGGGCGTCGGGCTCGGCCTGGCGGGCCTGGAACGGCGGATCGGCGCGCTGGGCGGCCGGCTGCTGATGGACTCCACCGCGACCGGCACGGTGATCGCGGTGGAGTTCCCGTACCAGGTGGCGCCGTCTGCCCGGCGGGACCGGCCGCCGCACATCCGCAGGCCGGCGAAGGGGCCGGGCCCGGGGGGCGCCTGA
- a CDS encoding LuxR C-terminal-related transcriptional regulator, whose protein sequence is MVVDDHPAIRLGVRAMMASAPDLRLVAEADGQESAMRLIAELPPGERPDVVLLDLHLGAGLFQGIDLIRALVALEPAPAVLVLSAYGGDQDVFAAIDAGATGFLGKETAADALLPGLRAAARGESVLGPSAVNGLLRRMRGGGPALSRREVEVLHLLSDGLSNRQISTRLFISEATAKSHLTSIYAKLGVESRGAAVAAARREGLLRAR, encoded by the coding sequence ATGGTGGTCGACGACCACCCGGCCATCCGGCTCGGCGTCCGCGCCATGATGGCCTCGGCGCCGGACCTGCGCCTGGTCGCGGAGGCGGACGGGCAGGAGTCGGCGATGCGGCTGATCGCCGAACTGCCGCCCGGCGAGCGCCCCGACGTCGTCCTGCTCGACCTGCACCTCGGCGCCGGCCTCTTCCAGGGCATCGACCTGATCCGCGCTCTGGTCGCGCTGGAGCCGGCGCCCGCCGTCCTGGTGCTCAGCGCCTACGGCGGCGACCAGGACGTGTTCGCCGCGATCGACGCCGGCGCCACCGGCTTCCTGGGCAAGGAGACGGCCGCCGACGCTCTGTTGCCCGGCCTCCGGGCGGCGGCCCGGGGGGAGTCGGTGCTCGGCCCCTCGGCGGTCAACGGCCTGCTGCGCAGGATGCGCGGCGGCGGTCCCGCGTTGTCGCGTCGCGAGGTGGAGGTGCTGCACCTGCTCTCGGACGGCCTCTCCAACCGGCAGATCTCGACGCGACTGTTCATCAGCGAGGCGACTGCCAAGAGCCATCTGACCAGCATCTACGCCAAGCTCGGCGTGGAGAGCCGGGGGGCGGCGGTGGCGGCGGCCCGGCGGGAGGGGCTCCTGCGGGCCCGGTGA
- a CDS encoding IclR family transcriptional regulator — MTAETSQTLDRGVRVLKLLADSERGLTVTELAARLAVNRTVVYRLLATLEQHGLVRRDIGGRARVGLGVLRLAHRVHPLLREAALPALRSLAEDLGATAHLTLVDGNEALAVAVVEPSWTDFHVAYRTGLRHPLSESAAGRAILEARGFPGQRRPEDGFVITRAEEQSGASGAAAALVGLSGIEGSVGVVMLNGLVPERVGPRVVEAATEVADALR, encoded by the coding sequence GTGACTGCCGAAACCTCCCAAACCCTGGACCGAGGGGTACGGGTCCTCAAACTGCTCGCCGACTCCGAGCGGGGGCTCACCGTCACCGAGCTGGCGGCCCGCCTCGCGGTCAACCGCACCGTGGTCTACCGCCTGCTGGCCACCCTGGAGCAGCACGGACTGGTCCGCCGGGACATCGGCGGCCGGGCCCGCGTCGGCCTCGGTGTGCTGCGCCTGGCCCACCGGGTGCACCCGCTGCTGCGCGAGGCCGCCCTCCCCGCGCTGCGCAGCCTCGCCGAGGACCTCGGCGCCACCGCCCACCTGACCCTGGTGGACGGCAACGAGGCGCTCGCGGTGGCCGTCGTCGAGCCCAGCTGGACCGACTTCCACGTCGCCTACCGCACCGGTCTGCGCCACCCGCTGAGCGAGAGCGCGGCCGGCCGGGCGATCCTGGAGGCCCGCGGCTTCCCCGGTCAGCGGCGCCCCGAGGACGGCTTCGTCATCACCCGCGCGGAGGAGCAGTCCGGCGCGAGCGGTGCGGCGGCCGCGCTGGTCGGCCTGAGCGGGATCGAGGGCAGTGTCGGCGTGGTGATGCTGAACGGACTGGTCCCCGAGCGCGTCGGTCCCCGGGTGGTCGAGGCGGCCACCGAGGTCGCCGACGCCCTGCGCTAG
- a CDS encoding S16 family serine protease, with the protein MLCGVLVTALFGVAAFVPLPYTLTMPGVTADTLGDYQGRPVLTITGAPLRPVDGQLRMVTISATNQDERVGLWRALQAWADPKEAVRPTDTVYPKSDPVKSEQVNAQQMTESQDSATVAALSYLHLSPDQVKVTVDLGDIGGPSAGQMLALGIVDKLGGNGKGGGLTGGRTIAGTGTIDDQGNVGEVGGVPLKTQAAARDGAGVFLLPRAECADAKVNTPKGLRLVPVDTLAESVAALEALESGGDVPAC; encoded by the coding sequence ATGCTGTGCGGCGTGCTCGTCACCGCACTGTTCGGCGTCGCGGCGTTCGTGCCGCTGCCCTACACGCTCACCATGCCCGGCGTCACGGCGGACACCCTGGGTGACTATCAGGGCCGGCCGGTGCTCACCATCACGGGCGCGCCGCTGCGCCCGGTGGACGGGCAGCTGCGGATGGTCACCATCTCGGCGACCAACCAGGACGAGCGGGTGGGTCTGTGGCGGGCCCTGCAGGCCTGGGCGGATCCGAAGGAGGCCGTCCGGCCGACCGACACCGTGTACCCGAAGAGCGACCCGGTGAAGTCCGAGCAGGTCAACGCCCAGCAGATGACCGAGTCGCAGGACAGCGCGACCGTCGCGGCGCTCTCCTACCTGCACCTCTCGCCGGACCAGGTGAAGGTCACGGTGGACCTCGGGGACATCGGCGGCCCCAGCGCCGGGCAGATGCTGGCCCTCGGGATCGTCGACAAGCTGGGCGGGAACGGCAAGGGCGGCGGCCTCACCGGCGGCCGGACGATCGCGGGGACGGGGACCATCGACGACCAGGGCAACGTGGGCGAGGTCGGCGGCGTGCCGCTGAAGACGCAGGCGGCGGCGCGGGACGGCGCCGGCGTCTTCCTGCTGCCGCGCGCGGAGTGCGCGGACGCCAAGGTGAACACCCCCAAGGGCCTGCGGCTCGTCCCGGTGGACACGCTCGCCGAGTCGGTCGCGGCGCTGGAGGCGCTGGAGAGCGGCGGGGACGTACCGGCCTGCTGA
- a CDS encoding helix-turn-helix domain-containing protein, whose product MSAAGTSAHPTPGLGISAGRDLADAPHGPVPEAEGDGTPTLIASAQRALRLLRAAARYPKGATAKQLARDTGLALGTTYHLLRTLVHDRYLERADGYYLTGPAVAGLTREESPAAGRQRLDRLLTKLSDELSAAVYFCLYRQGEVELVAAAAAPGAPMIDRGNFRVGAHAHSAGKTLLALMSAEERRSHLARYPMVPLTPYTLREPEHLPLLPRQGPQRAAPITQYQEYALGTAGAAVPLVAGNGIAAVSVTLPMTQAHRLAGIAAQLRTRLSDDFVSAAFGL is encoded by the coding sequence ATGAGCGCCGCCGGGACCTCCGCCCACCCGACTCCCGGCCTCGGGATCTCCGCCGGCCGGGACCTCGCCGACGCACCCCACGGCCCGGTCCCCGAGGCCGAGGGCGACGGCACGCCGACGCTGATCGCCTCCGCCCAACGCGCGCTGCGGCTGTTGAGGGCCGCCGCCCGCTACCCCAAGGGCGCCACCGCCAAGCAGCTGGCCAGGGACACCGGGCTCGCCCTCGGCACCACCTACCACCTGCTGCGGACCCTGGTCCACGACCGCTACCTGGAACGTGCCGACGGCTACTACCTGACCGGGCCCGCGGTCGCCGGGCTCACCCGGGAGGAAAGCCCGGCGGCGGGCCGACAGCGGCTGGACCGGCTGCTCACCAAGCTGTCGGACGAGCTGTCCGCCGCCGTCTACTTCTGCCTGTACCGACAGGGCGAGGTGGAACTCGTGGCGGCGGCCGCCGCGCCCGGCGCCCCGATGATCGACCGCGGCAACTTCCGGGTGGGTGCCCATGCCCACTCCGCCGGCAAGACCCTGCTCGCGCTGATGTCCGCCGAGGAACGCCGCTCCCACCTGGCCCGCTATCCGATGGTCCCGCTCACGCCGTACACCCTGCGCGAGCCGGAGCACCTCCCGCTGCTGCCCCGCCAGGGCCCGCAGCGGGCGGCCCCCATCACCCAGTACCAGGAGTACGCCCTGGGGACGGCGGGCGCCGCCGTCCCGCTGGTCGCGGGCAACGGGATAGCGGCCGTGTCGGTCACCCTCCCGATGACGCAGGCCCACCGCTTAGCGGGCATCGCGGCTCAGTTGCGCACCCGGCTGAGCGACGACTTCGTCTCGGCGGCCTTCGGGCTCTGA